The Nitrososphaerota archaeon genome includes the window GCTAAGGCCCCATCCTTCTTTTTTAATTAAACGATTTAACTATGTTATCAGCAAAGAGTTTAAGCATTTCTTTAAGTCGGTCTATAGTGGGGTAGATGAATTTTAACTCAAAGTAGTCCGCTGCTCTGTAACCTTCAAGCCGTTTCGCTATTTGAGTTGGTGTTCCAACAAAACTTCTCCTTAGTCCTTCTTCTATTGAAGTAAAGTTAGTAGTTAATGTCTGTCTAGCGTTACTTAGAGCTTTCTCCTCATCTTCATCTACGCTTGTGAACATTTCTAATCCTACAATCATCTTAATTGATCTACCAGCAGCTGCGGTCATATCTCTTAGCCGTTTAACGCCTTCGTTTAGCTCCTCTTCAGTCAAATAAGCTGGTATCCACCCCTCCCCAAGCTCGGCTGCTCTCTTAAGCGCCTTTTCACTTAACCCTTTTTCCCCTCCGCCTATTAAGATGGGAGGGTGCGGCTTTTGTAAGGGTTTAGGAAATATCTGCAAATCTCTGAATGAGACATATTTACCACTGTATGTAGCAAGAGGCATAGTCCAGATGGCTTTTATCGCCTTAATGTAATCATCTGTTATCTTACCTCTTTCGTGATATGGCACGTTAACGGCTTCAAACTCCTTTTCAGTTATCTTTGGTGCACCCGGAGCTACACCCATCAAGAATCTACCTCCTGATAACACGTCAAGAACCGAAGCTTGTTTTGCCAACACTACAGGATTTCTGAGTGGAAGTATTATTACTGCCACACCAAGTTTTACTTTATCTGTTAAACCGGCTAGAACAGATAATGTTGTAAGCGACTCATAAAAATTAGGTAGCTGTTGTTCAGTTAAAGCTTCGGCTGAACCTGCAGA containing:
- a CDS encoding LLM class flavin-dependent oxidoreductase — its product is MKFGIRLPNSGPLASRKAIFEAAKTAEDLGYDSVWVHDHIVWGTEQHKTHLSAGSAEALTEQQLPNFYESLTTLSVLAGLTDKVKLGVAVIILPLRNPVVLAKQASVLDVLSGGRFLMGVAPGAPKITEKEFEAVNVPYHERGKITDDYIKAIKAIWTMPLATYSGKYVSFRDLQIFPKPLQKPHPPILIGGGEKGLSEKALKRAAELGEGWIPAYLTEEELNEGVKRLRDMTAAAGRSIKMIVGLEMFTSVDEDEEKALSNARQTLTTNFTSIEEGLRRSFVGTPTQIAKRLEGYRAADYFELKFIYPTIDRLKEMLKLFADNIVKSFN